The Catenulispora sp. GP43 genome includes a window with the following:
- a CDS encoding penicillin acylase family protein has protein sequence MTSSPLRTKRMAAVLAAVAIVAGTLASAPASASAASPPAATTTLAALSADGAHFAVDIRRTEYGIPHILAGDYPSLGYGYGYAFAQDNICVMADRMLTVSGERSRFLGPTATVDDPLAGPTTNLDSDLYYQSVRQAGLVQRLLAQPAPLGPTAQMRQLVDGYVAGYNRYLRDTGVAHLPDATCRGQAWVRPITALDLWDNILDVDRIAGSAQFKAPIAEAVPPTAGATAAHTSPALSTALSSTLEAKNKSLGSNGWALGKDATAGHDGMLLANPHYPWAGYARFYQIQLTIPGVIDVTGASLYGSPVVEIGHTRGLAWTHIVSTANRFTLYQLALAPGDPTSYLVDGKAIPMTRQNVSVTVRGTDGKLSTVVRTLYSTKYGPVLAASWTTSSAFALDDANADNLRSMNEWLAMDTSQNLDQLHRAQDTYQAIPFVNTIAVDTAGTASYSDAGVVPNVSDAEATRCIDTPAGRQAYPETFILDGSTTACAWGTDPDAITPGIFGPSHYPHLPRGDFVANSNNSAWLTNPAAPITGYSAIYGNVATARSLRTRLGLTMIGQRLAGTDGLGAPGFTLGDLQTVELNDRDLSGEMARDAVVAMCRANPVLTADDGTRVDVGAACSALASWDGRGDAGSHGEVLWRALFSRLGGSSGQPSWWRVPFDPAHPVTTPGGFTADDPNVRHSLADVVQRFTATHTPVDAAPGEVQEWDGVPLNGCSDDEGCFDVVSSSPTAGQNSSVADGAFGSSFIMTVELTPSGPHTRTILTYSESSNPSSPHYTDQTVLFSHKQWVTERFSEAEIYADPQLRSTILAG, from the coding sequence CCCTTTGCGGACCAAACGAATGGCGGCCGTGCTGGCCGCCGTGGCCATCGTCGCGGGAACCCTGGCGTCAGCCCCGGCATCCGCGTCGGCCGCCAGTCCCCCGGCCGCGACGACCACTCTGGCCGCCTTGTCCGCCGACGGCGCCCACTTCGCAGTCGACATCCGTCGGACCGAATACGGCATCCCGCACATCCTCGCCGGCGACTACCCCAGTCTCGGCTACGGGTACGGCTACGCGTTCGCCCAGGACAACATCTGCGTGATGGCCGATCGGATGCTGACGGTGAGCGGTGAGCGATCCCGGTTCCTCGGGCCGACCGCGACCGTGGACGATCCGCTCGCCGGCCCGACCACCAACCTCGACAGTGACCTCTACTACCAGAGCGTGCGGCAGGCGGGCCTCGTACAACGCCTGCTGGCGCAGCCGGCGCCGCTCGGCCCGACGGCGCAGATGCGCCAACTGGTCGACGGCTATGTCGCCGGCTACAACCGATATCTGCGGGACACCGGTGTGGCGCATCTGCCTGACGCCACCTGCCGCGGCCAGGCATGGGTGCGCCCGATCACCGCGCTGGATCTCTGGGACAACATCCTCGACGTGGACAGGATCGCCGGAAGCGCACAGTTCAAGGCCCCGATCGCCGAGGCGGTTCCGCCGACCGCCGGGGCGACGGCGGCCCACACCTCTCCGGCGCTCTCGACCGCCCTTTCCAGCACGCTGGAAGCCAAGAACAAAAGTCTGGGCAGCAACGGCTGGGCCCTCGGCAAGGACGCCACCGCCGGCCACGACGGGATGCTTCTCGCCAACCCGCACTATCCATGGGCCGGCTACGCCCGCTTCTATCAGATCCAGCTGACGATCCCCGGCGTGATCGACGTGACCGGTGCCAGCCTGTACGGCTCGCCGGTGGTGGAGATCGGGCATACCAGGGGATTGGCCTGGACCCACATAGTGTCGACGGCGAACCGCTTCACCCTCTACCAACTGGCCCTGGCCCCAGGCGATCCGACCAGCTACCTGGTCGACGGCAAGGCCATACCGATGACGCGGCAAAACGTATCCGTAACCGTGCGCGGCACTGATGGGAAGCTTTCAACCGTCGTTCGCACTCTCTACAGCACGAAGTACGGGCCCGTACTCGCCGCCAGCTGGACGACATCGAGCGCCTTCGCCCTCGACGACGCCAACGCCGACAACCTCCGCTCCATGAACGAGTGGCTGGCGATGGACACCTCGCAGAACCTCGACCAGCTCCACCGGGCGCAGGACACATATCAGGCCATTCCGTTCGTGAACACCATCGCGGTCGACACCGCGGGCACCGCCTCCTACAGCGACGCCGGCGTGGTCCCGAACGTCAGCGACGCCGAAGCGACACGCTGTATCGACACACCGGCAGGCCGCCAGGCCTACCCCGAGACCTTCATCCTGGACGGCTCGACCACGGCCTGCGCCTGGGGCACCGACCCCGATGCCATCACACCCGGCATCTTCGGGCCGTCCCACTATCCCCACTTGCCCCGCGGCGACTTCGTCGCCAACTCCAACAACAGCGCCTGGCTCACCAACCCGGCAGCGCCGATCACCGGCTACAGCGCCATCTACGGCAACGTCGCCACCGCACGGTCCCTGCGGACCCGGCTCGGACTGACCATGATCGGCCAGCGGCTGGCCGGCACCGACGGCCTGGGGGCTCCGGGGTTCACCCTGGGCGATCTGCAGACCGTCGAGCTCAACGACCGCGACCTCAGCGGCGAGATGGCCCGCGACGCGGTCGTCGCGATGTGCCGGGCGAACCCCGTCCTGACAGCCGACGACGGCACCCGCGTCGACGTCGGCGCCGCGTGCTCCGCGCTGGCGTCCTGGGACGGCCGGGGCGACGCCGGGAGCCACGGCGAGGTGCTGTGGCGGGCGCTATTCAGCCGACTCGGCGGGAGCTCCGGCCAGCCGTCGTGGTGGCGGGTGCCCTTCGACCCGGCCCACCCGGTCACCACCCCCGGCGGGTTCACCGCCGACGACCCGAACGTGCGGCATTCACTGGCCGACGTGGTGCAGCGGTTCACGGCCACGCACACCCCGGTGGACGCCGCGCCCGGCGAGGTCCAGGAATGGGACGGCGTCCCGCTCAACGGCTGCTCCGACGACGAGGGCTGCTTCGACGTTGTCTCGTCGTCCCCCACCGCGGGCCAGAACTCCTCGGTCGCCGACGGCGCCTTCGGATCCAGCTTCATCATGACCGTCGAGCTGACACCTTCCGGCCCGCACACCCGGACCATCCTCACCTACTCCGAATCATCGAACCCTTCTTCACCGCACTACACAGACCAGACTGTGCTCTTCTCGCACAAGCAGTGGGTCACAGAGCGGTTCTCCGAGGCCGAGATCTACGCCGACCCGCAGTTGCGGAGCACGATTCTGGCCGGCTGA